The proteins below come from a single Streptomyces sp. SCSIO 75703 genomic window:
- a CDS encoding glycine betaine ABC transporter substrate-binding protein — MRRRTCLLLAAVLVAASGCGLTSGSPMVDNVGPGTVGQGRPLEGADLTVVSKEFTEQLVLGAIMGIAFQAAGAQVLDRTGIQGSVGTRAAVENGDADATYEYTGTAWITYLGHSHPIPDPGQQWKAVHDADLKHGLTWLPPSKLNNTYALAMNQANHRRYGTNTLSQVAELAASDPGAVTLCVEGEFANRADGLPGMEKRYGMRVPAGNVTQMDTGIIYTQTAKGACTYGEVFTTDGRIKSMNLVVMEDDKKFFPNYNAAPVIRTSTLKRWPAIADVLAPVTKALDNDVAQTLNAKVDVDGQDPHQVALDWMKEKGFVKEK, encoded by the coding sequence ATGAGAAGGCGTACGTGCCTGCTGCTGGCGGCGGTCCTCGTGGCCGCCTCCGGCTGCGGCCTGACCAGCGGATCGCCGATGGTCGACAACGTGGGGCCGGGCACGGTCGGCCAGGGCCGGCCGCTGGAGGGGGCCGACCTCACGGTCGTCTCCAAGGAGTTCACCGAGCAGCTCGTCCTCGGCGCCATCATGGGCATCGCCTTCCAGGCGGCCGGCGCGCAGGTGCTCGACCGCACCGGCATCCAGGGCTCGGTCGGCACCCGCGCCGCCGTGGAGAACGGCGACGCCGACGCCACGTACGAGTACACGGGCACCGCCTGGATCACCTACCTCGGCCACAGCCACCCGATCCCCGACCCCGGGCAGCAGTGGAAGGCGGTCCACGACGCCGACCTGAAGCACGGCCTGACCTGGCTGCCGCCGTCGAAGCTCAACAACACCTACGCCCTGGCCATGAACCAGGCCAACCACCGCAGGTACGGGACGAACACCCTCTCGCAGGTGGCCGAGCTGGCCGCGTCCGACCCGGGGGCGGTGACGCTGTGCGTGGAGGGCGAGTTCGCCAACCGGGCGGACGGCCTGCCCGGCATGGAGAAGAGGTACGGGATGCGCGTCCCGGCCGGCAACGTCACGCAGATGGACACCGGCATCATCTACACGCAGACCGCGAAGGGCGCCTGCACCTACGGCGAGGTGTTCACCACCGACGGGCGGATCAAGTCGATGAACCTGGTGGTGATGGAGGACGACAAGAAGTTCTTCCCGAACTACAACGCGGCGCCGGTGATCCGGACCTCGACGCTGAAGAGGTGGCCGGCCATCGCCGACGTGCTGGCGCCGGTCACCAAGGCGCTGGACAACGACGTGGCGCAGACGCTGAACGCGAAGGTCGACGTGGACGGCCAGGACCCGCACCAGGTGGCGCTGGACTGGATGAAGGAGAAGGGCTTCGTGAAGGAGAAGTAG
- a CDS encoding ABC transporter permease, with the protein MSTSPGRYPAGDHGPRQPGFPDDHDDHDDHAHEPDDDGREPGPPPRAPAARLTWQRLTVLPVALIVVLLATWLWFRQADLDQLSRNALSDGQVTKALWQHVQLTVISTFFVLIIAIPLGILLTRKAFRRATPVAMAFANMGQATPAIGLLALLVIWLGIGRRSALIGIIIYAVLPVLSNTIAGLRANDPTLLEAARGIGMSPLGVLTRVELPLAVPLILAGVRTALVLNVGTATLATFGGGGGLGVLITTGITSQRMPVLVLGSVLTVALALLVDWLASLAEVLMRPRGLEVGT; encoded by the coding sequence GTGAGCACCTCCCCCGGCCGGTACCCCGCCGGCGACCACGGCCCCCGGCAGCCCGGTTTCCCCGACGACCACGACGACCACGACGACCACGCGCACGAACCGGACGACGACGGGCGGGAGCCCGGACCGCCGCCACGGGCCCCCGCGGCCCGGCTCACCTGGCAGCGGCTGACGGTCCTGCCGGTGGCGCTGATCGTGGTGCTGCTGGCGACCTGGCTCTGGTTCCGCCAGGCCGACCTGGACCAGCTCAGCCGCAACGCGCTCTCCGACGGCCAGGTCACCAAGGCGCTGTGGCAGCACGTGCAGCTCACGGTGATCTCCACCTTCTTCGTGCTGATCATCGCCATCCCGCTCGGCATCCTGCTGACCCGCAAGGCGTTCCGCAGGGCGACACCGGTGGCGATGGCGTTCGCCAACATGGGCCAGGCGACACCCGCCATCGGCCTGCTGGCGCTGCTGGTGATCTGGCTGGGCATCGGCCGCCGCTCGGCCCTGATCGGCATCATCATCTACGCGGTCCTGCCGGTGCTGTCGAACACCATCGCGGGACTGCGGGCCAACGACCCGACGCTGCTGGAGGCGGCCCGCGGCATCGGGATGTCGCCGCTCGGCGTGCTGACGCGCGTGGAGCTGCCGCTGGCGGTGCCGCTGATCCTGGCGGGCGTGCGCACGGCCCTGGTGCTGAACGTGGGCACCGCGACGCTGGCCACCTTCGGCGGCGGCGGCGGACTCGGCGTGCTCATCACCACCGGCATCACCAGTCAGCGGATGCCGGTACTGGTGCTGGGCTCGGTGCTGACGGTGGCGCTGGCGCTGCTGGTGGACTGGCTGGCCTCGCTGGCCGAGGTCCTGATGCGGCCCCGCGGCCTGGAGGTGGGGACATGA
- a CDS encoding betaine/proline/choline family ABC transporter ATP-binding protein (Members of the family are the ATP-binding subunit of ABC transporters for substrates such as betaine, L-proline or other amino acids, choline, carnitine, etc. The substrate specificity is best determined from the substrate-binding subunit, rather than this subunit, as it interacts with the permease subunit and not with substrate directly.) translates to MPETTPGATTGATIELEGLTKRYPGNPQPAVENVSMEIRAGETVIFVGPSGCGKSTTLKMINRLIEPSGGRIRIDGEDVTDIDPVRLRRKVGYAIQSSGLFPHMTVAQNIALVPKMIGWSKTRVRARVEEMLDLVGLDAGEFQGRYPRQLSGGQQQRVGVARALAADPPVLLMDEPFGAVDPITRDHLQDELIRLQHELHKTIVFVTHDFDEAIKLGDRIAVLRERSHIAQFDTPEAILTNPADDFVSGFVGAGAALKRLNLTRVRDVEITDYPTVTVDDPLQHIFGLLRAGGTNEILLLDRRGRPYKWLRRGDLMRAKGSLARAGTLVNDTVTRDATLRDALEAVLTDNAGRVAVTGRRGEYTGVVDMETLMNSVHELLEEDRLDALEHRHELEEARAGQTHSEQEGVGGPGGEAAKA, encoded by the coding sequence GTGCCTGAGACGACGCCGGGCGCCACGACGGGCGCGACCATCGAGTTGGAGGGCCTGACCAAGCGGTACCCGGGCAATCCGCAGCCGGCCGTGGAGAACGTGTCCATGGAGATCCGGGCCGGCGAGACCGTGATCTTCGTGGGGCCCTCGGGCTGCGGGAAGTCCACCACGCTGAAGATGATCAACCGGCTGATCGAGCCGAGCGGCGGACGCATCCGCATCGACGGCGAGGACGTCACCGACATCGACCCGGTCCGGCTGCGCCGCAAGGTCGGCTACGCGATCCAGTCCTCGGGTCTCTTCCCGCACATGACGGTCGCCCAGAACATCGCGCTGGTGCCGAAGATGATCGGCTGGTCGAAGACGCGCGTCCGCGCGCGGGTGGAGGAGATGCTCGACCTGGTCGGCCTGGACGCCGGCGAGTTCCAGGGCCGCTATCCGCGTCAGCTCTCCGGCGGCCAGCAGCAGCGGGTGGGCGTGGCGCGGGCGCTGGCCGCCGATCCGCCGGTGCTGCTGATGGACGAGCCGTTCGGCGCGGTCGACCCGATCACCCGGGACCACCTCCAGGACGAGCTGATCCGGCTCCAGCACGAACTGCACAAGACGATCGTCTTCGTCACCCACGACTTCGACGAGGCGATCAAGCTGGGGGACCGGATCGCCGTGCTGCGCGAGCGGTCGCACATCGCCCAGTTCGACACGCCCGAGGCGATCCTGACCAACCCGGCGGACGACTTCGTCTCCGGGTTCGTCGGCGCCGGGGCGGCGCTGAAGCGGCTGAACCTGACCCGGGTGCGGGACGTGGAGATCACCGACTACCCGACGGTGACGGTGGACGACCCGCTCCAGCACATCTTCGGGCTGCTGCGGGCGGGCGGCACCAACGAGATCCTGCTGCTGGACCGGCGCGGGCGGCCCTACAAGTGGCTGCGGCGCGGCGACCTGATGCGGGCCAAGGGCTCCCTCGCGCGGGCCGGGACGCTGGTCAACGACACGGTGACCCGGGACGCGACGCTGCGGGACGCGCTGGAGGCGGTGCTCACCGACAACGCGGGGCGGGTCGCGGTCACCGGGCGGCGCGGCGAGTACACCGGCGTCGTCGACATGGAGACCCTGATGAACTCGGTGCACGAACTGCTGGAGGAGGACCGGCTGGACGCGTTGGAGCACCGGCACGAACTGGAGGAGGCGCGGGCCGGACAGACCCACTCCGAGCAGGAGGGCGTCGGCGGACCGGGCGGGGAGGCGGCGAAGGCGTGA
- a CDS encoding ABC transporter permease gives MNFWEFLGNRHQQLLTDAYQHASAVFQCMVAATVLGVLIGVVTYRSDWAGNLATTVTSGILTIPSLAMIGLLIPVVGLGVPPTVTALTLYGLLPIVRNAIVGLRGVDPALVDAAKGIGMSRAARLLRVELPLAWPPILTGIRVSTQMLMGIAAIAAFASGPGLGNEIFRGIASLGSKNALNQVLAGTLGIIILALLFDAAYVLLGRLTISRGIRA, from the coding sequence GTGAACTTCTGGGAGTTCCTGGGCAACCGCCATCAACAGTTGCTCACCGACGCCTACCAGCACGCCAGCGCCGTCTTCCAGTGCATGGTGGCGGCCACCGTGCTGGGAGTGCTGATCGGGGTGGTCACCTACCGCAGCGACTGGGCGGGGAATCTGGCCACCACGGTCACCTCCGGCATCCTGACCATCCCCTCGCTGGCCATGATCGGCCTGCTGATCCCGGTGGTCGGGCTCGGCGTCCCGCCGACGGTGACGGCGCTGACCCTGTACGGGCTGCTGCCGATCGTGCGGAACGCCATCGTGGGACTGCGCGGGGTCGACCCCGCGCTGGTGGACGCGGCCAAGGGCATCGGCATGTCGCGGGCGGCCCGGCTGCTGCGGGTGGAGCTCCCGCTGGCCTGGCCGCCGATCCTGACCGGGATCAGGGTCTCGACGCAGATGCTGATGGGCATCGCCGCGATCGCCGCGTTCGCCTCCGGTCCCGGGCTGGGCAACGAGATCTTCCGCGGGATCGCCTCGTTGGGCAGCAAGAACGCGCTCAACCAGGTACTCGCCGGCACGCTGGGAATCATCATCCTGGCGCTCTTGTTCGACGCCGCCTACGTCCTGCTGGGGCGGCTGACCATCTCCAGGGGGATCCGTGCCTGA
- a CDS encoding Lrp/AsnC family transcriptional regulator, protein MGIDRLDGRIIGLLAREPRIGVLEMSRRLGVARGTAQARLDRLQSNGVIRGFGPEVDPAALGYPVTAFATLEIRQGQGPDVRAHLANVPEVLELHTTTGTGDMLCRLVARSNADLQRVIDRVVGFDGIVRAATAIVMENPVPLRIIPLVEQAAGNEGRRE, encoded by the coding sequence ATGGGGATCGATCGTCTGGACGGACGGATCATCGGGCTGCTGGCCCGGGAGCCGCGGATCGGGGTGCTGGAGATGTCCCGCCGCCTGGGGGTGGCGCGGGGCACGGCGCAGGCGCGGCTGGACCGGCTTCAGTCGAATGGAGTCATCCGCGGTTTCGGTCCGGAGGTCGATCCCGCGGCGCTCGGCTATCCGGTGACGGCCTTCGCCACGCTGGAGATCCGCCAGGGCCAAGGGCCCGACGTGCGGGCGCACTTGGCGAACGTCCCGGAGGTGCTGGAGCTGCACACGACCACCGGTACGGGGGACATGTTGTGCCGCCTGGTGGCCCGTTCCAATGCCGATCTTCAGCGGGTGATCGACCGGGTCGTCGGTTTTGATGGCATCGTCCGGGCCGCCACGGCGATCGTGATGGAAAACCCGGTTCCGCTGCGGATCATCCCGCTGGTGGAACAGGCGGCCGGAAACGAGGGTAGACGCGAGTGA
- the hppD gene encoding 4-hydroxyphenylpyruvate dioxygenase: MTQTTHHSPDTARQADPFPVKGMDAVVFAVGNAKQAAHYYSTAFGMQLVAYSGPENGSRETASYVLENGSARFVFTSVIKPSTERGRFLAEHVAEHGDGVVDLAIEVPDARAAHAYAVAHGARSLAEPHEVKDEHGTVVLAAIATYGKTRHTLVERTGYDGPYLPGYTAAQPIVEPPARRTFQAIDHCVGNVELGRMNEWVGFYNKVMGFTNMKEFVGDDIATEYSALMSKVVADGTLKVKFPINEPAVAKKKSQIDEYLEFYGGAGVQHIALATNDIVETVRQMKAAGVQFLDAPDSYYETLGEWVGDTRVPVDTLRELKILADRDEDGYLLQIFTKPVQDRPTVFFEIIERHGSMGFGKGNFKALFEAIEREQEKRGNL; encoded by the coding sequence ATGACGCAGACCACACACCACTCTCCCGACACCGCACGGCAGGCCGACCCCTTCCCGGTCAAGGGAATGGACGCGGTCGTCTTCGCCGTGGGCAATGCCAAGCAGGCCGCGCACTACTACTCCACCGCCTTCGGCATGCAGCTGGTCGCCTACTCCGGACCGGAGAACGGCAGCCGCGAGACCGCGAGCTACGTGCTGGAGAACGGCTCCGCGCGCTTCGTCTTCACCTCCGTCATCAAACCCTCCACCGAGCGGGGCCGCTTCCTGGCCGAGCACGTGGCCGAACACGGCGACGGCGTCGTCGACCTCGCCATCGAGGTCCCCGACGCGCGCGCCGCCCACGCCTACGCCGTCGCCCACGGCGCCCGCTCCCTCGCCGAGCCGCACGAGGTGAAGGACGAACACGGCACCGTCGTCCTCGCCGCCATCGCCACCTACGGCAAGACCCGGCACACCCTGGTCGAGCGCACCGGCTACGACGGGCCCTACCTGCCCGGCTACACCGCCGCCCAGCCCATCGTCGAGCCGCCCGCCCGCCGCACCTTCCAGGCGATCGACCACTGCGTCGGCAACGTCGAACTCGGCCGCATGAACGAGTGGGTCGGCTTCTACAACAAGGTCATGGGCTTCACGAACATGAAGGAGTTCGTGGGCGACGACATCGCCACCGAGTACAGCGCCCTCATGTCCAAGGTCGTCGCCGACGGCACCCTCAAGGTCAAGTTCCCGATCAACGAGCCCGCCGTCGCCAAGAAGAAGTCCCAGATCGACGAGTACCTGGAGTTCTACGGCGGCGCCGGCGTCCAGCACATCGCGCTGGCCACCAACGACATCGTGGAGACCGTGCGCCAGATGAAGGCGGCCGGCGTCCAGTTCCTCGACGCCCCGGACTCCTACTACGAAACCCTCGGCGAATGGGTCGGCGACACCCGCGTGCCCGTCGACACCCTGCGCGAGCTGAAGATCCTCGCCGACCGCGACGAGGACGGCTACCTGCTCCAGATCTTCACCAAGCCGGTCCAGGACCGTCCGACCGTCTTCTTCGAGATCATCGAGCGCCACGGCTCGATGGGCTTCGGCAAGGGCAACTTCAAGGCCCTCTTCGAGGCGATCGAGCGCGAGCAGGAGAAGCGCGGCAACCTCTGA
- a CDS encoding tetratricopeptide repeat protein, which produces MDHDTSSAPGRRPRRRAGRARRVLIVCVAGGAVLGGALVLVADRDGGAPPPVPGPAAAARGAVAAGAPAALSGLAALIGDGEARVRERPGDGEAWAVLGAAYVERGRRTADAADWPRAERALRTALETGAARDPGALESLAALAVARRDFAEARTWGERAAGRGPKRWTAQAVLIDAYTGLGDHEAAGKALDRMLELRPGLPAVRARAAAVYRDRGWREDAEAQVADAAAAAGTPAERAAYLEQAGRLAFERGDREKALRYAREALRAGPDRAQARAGEARALAALGRTEEAVSAYRAAYAARPDAEYARELGELFASLGRGREAAEQGERVRERVRQAEAAGADGSLVLGLAEADHGDAEAAVERLRAEWGRQPSTEVADALGWALHRAGRDEEALGFAVTATDGTRGGGVRSALYAFHRGMVERELGLVGPARRRLEEALRINPYFSPLHAPAAREALDGLGGPPLGSPPPL; this is translated from the coding sequence ATGGACCACGACACGTCGAGCGCCCCGGGCCGCCGTCCCCGGCGCCGGGCCGGCCGTGCGCGCCGGGTGCTGATCGTCTGCGTCGCCGGCGGTGCCGTGCTCGGCGGGGCGCTGGTGCTGGTGGCGGACCGGGACGGGGGCGCTCCCCCGCCGGTGCCGGGTCCCGCGGCGGCGGCGCGCGGGGCGGTCGCGGCGGGCGCGCCGGCGGCCCTGTCCGGTCTGGCGGCGCTGATCGGCGACGGGGAGGCGCGGGTGCGGGAGCGCCCGGGGGACGGGGAGGCGTGGGCGGTGCTGGGCGCGGCCTACGTGGAGCGGGGCCGGCGCACGGCGGACGCCGCCGACTGGCCGCGGGCCGAGAGGGCGCTGCGCACGGCGCTGGAGACGGGGGCGGCGCGCGATCCGGGGGCGCTGGAGTCGCTGGCGGCGCTGGCGGTGGCGCGGCGGGACTTCGCCGAGGCGCGGACGTGGGGCGAGCGCGCGGCGGGGCGGGGGCCGAAGCGGTGGACGGCGCAGGCGGTGCTGATCGACGCGTACACCGGGCTCGGCGACCACGAGGCGGCGGGGAAGGCGCTCGACCGGATGCTGGAGCTGCGGCCGGGGCTGCCCGCGGTGCGGGCGCGGGCGGCGGCCGTCTACCGGGACCGGGGCTGGCGGGAGGACGCGGAGGCGCAGGTCGCGGACGCGGCGGCGGCCGCCGGGACGCCGGCCGAGCGGGCCGCGTACCTGGAGCAGGCGGGCCGGCTGGCCTTCGAGCGGGGCGACCGGGAGAAGGCGCTGCGCTACGCCCGGGAGGCGCTGCGCGCCGGCCCGGACCGGGCGCAGGCGCGGGCGGGCGAGGCGCGGGCGCTGGCGGCGCTGGGCCGGACCGAGGAGGCGGTGTCGGCGTACCGGGCGGCGTACGCGGCGCGGCCGGACGCGGAGTACGCGCGGGAACTGGGCGAGTTGTTCGCGTCGCTGGGGCGGGGGCGGGAGGCCGCGGAGCAGGGGGAGCGGGTGCGGGAGCGGGTGCGGCAGGCCGAGGCCGCCGGGGCGGACGGGTCGCTGGTGCTGGGCCTGGCCGAGGCGGACCACGGGGACGCGGAGGCGGCGGTGGAGCGGCTGCGGGCGGAGTGGGGGCGGCAGCCGTCGACGGAGGTGGCGGACGCGCTGGGCTGGGCGCTGCACCGGGCCGGGCGGGACGAGGAGGCTCTCGGGTTCGCGGTGACGGCGACGGACGGCACCCGGGGCGGCGGGGTGCGCAGCGCGCTGTACGCCTTCCACCGGGGCATGGTGGAACGGGAGTTGGGCCTCGTAGGTCCGGCGCGGCGGCGTCTGGAGGAGGCGCTGCGGATCAACCCGTACTTCTCGCCGCTGCACGCCCCGGCGGCGCGGGAGGCGCTGGACGGGCTGGGCGGGCCCCCGTTGGGGAGCCCGCCGCCCCTCTAG